Genomic segment of Bdellovibrio bacteriovorus:
CAAAAAGAGCTAACACTGAATTTGGATTTTTACGATAGATACCATCGAAGTCGCGCATAGCTTCGCCATAATTGCCTTTTTTCTGCTGGATAATTGCTAAATTCAGCAACGCAGAAACATTGAAAGGCTCGTGACCAATGGCTTTTTGCAGAGTGTCCTCGGCCTGTTTTAAATCACCGTCCATCATGTAAGAAACAGCGATACCTAAATAGGCATCCACGATTTCAGCACGGCTTCTGCCCTCTTTAACCAAGGCTCTTTCTAAAATACGACGCCCCATCAAACTTTGACGGTCTTCTGAAATCAATACCGAGGCCATCTGAACTTGCGATTCCGCATCCGGCTCTTTCAGCTTCGTGGCCTTCATATAGGTCTGTAAAGACTTTTCGTAAAGTCCTAACGTCTTATAGCGAATGGCCTGAGACATCAGCTCATCATAGCCCAAGCTTTTCTTCTTACCTTTTTGTGACAAAGAAAGCACGACGACGCCAGCGATGACCAGGGAGGCTGCAATCAAACTCCAACGAAGAACATTGGATTTCTGACGAATTTTTCCTTGAAGACGAGTGTCACCGGAAGCGCCATAACTTTTTGCGGTCGCCGGAGTCGTCGTCGAACGCGACACGGGCTGCTCGCGAACCGGAGTCACATCTTTAAATCCCGTCTCGCGCACAGGCGGTGGAGTTAAATCTAAATTCGGTGGAACCGGTGTCGGAGTTAAATCATCGGTCACAGGAATGATATCAGTACGAGTCATCGTGTGATGAGCAATCGACTGAGTCATCGTCTGTTCTGATTGAGAGTCCTGCTCTTCACGGATATTTCTGACGATATCCATGAAAACCTTGTTTTCGCGAATGTAACTCCAACGTCCTTCAGGCAGACGGACTTCATCAATAATAGAAACTTGTTTTGTACGAAGCTGCTCCGTGACTTCGGACAACGTAAACGGGCCCAGGATCCTGGTTGAGGATTTGACGAGCCAATTTTTTTCGTTGCCGTTCACGTTGTCTGTACTCATATCAGATTAGAATGGTGCTTTCGTTAAAAGAAGTTTTAAGTCGTCGTTCGTTAAGAATAGACCCGCGCCCAAGTAGCTAGAGCGTCTGTCACCCTGATTGAAGGCGTCGTTGATACCACCAGTAATATAGATACCGCGATACAAAGTGTAAGACAGAGAGCTTCGAACATTTGTATTTTCAAAATCAAACGCTTCTAACGTGAATTTCAACTTACGACGGAAGAAGAAGTAGTCGATACCAAAGCCACCCGAGTTCTCGATCAAACCACCCTTTAAAGTCAGGTCCCAGAAATTCTTCGCGTAAAGAACGGTGAACTTGATCTGGTTATAATAAGTTTTCGTTTCCGTGTAATCAGCTGGAGATTCCGGCCCCGTACCTGTTCTTTTATAACCTGTTTTTTCAACTAAGCCCGCAGGGTCATCCACAACGGCGATGTAGTAATAACGATCTAGCCCCGGTTGGATTTGCACCCCAATGTAGGACTTTGTCGCCCCGACATCGTTCAAGTACTCACCACGGAAATCAAAGGCCGTTTGAATACGATTCGCCGAATCCAACATACCGCTCAGACCATCAATTGCAGAAGACACATTTTCAGCGGTTTGCTCATCGCTGACAAGCTTACCGATCGCGCCCTCACCTTTATTGATTTTCGATGTGATCTCATCCAGGTTTTTAACAGAGTTCGACAAGCGCTTCCAAGTCTCTTTCAAACCCGTTTCGCTTTGGTCGTTCATCACTTCTTTTAAAGAAGACGTGATGTCATGGATGTCATCCACAATGTCGCCCACTTTGTCTTTGTTTTCCGTCGTCATTTGCGCCAAGTCGCCTGTCAGCGTCTCGATGTTCTTAACGATACGACCAAGAACGTGGCGACGAGTCCCATCTTCAGATGTTGCCTCTTGCAGGTTTTTCGCAACTTCTTTCAAAGAACTGGTCACTTCAGAAACTTGAGTCATCAGGTTATCTAGCGATCCACCATCACGAACAATCAAGATTTGCGCGTTATCTTCCAGTGGAGGATCTGTCGGGGAACCTGGATACACTTCCACGTGCTTGTCGCCCAAGATACCTTGTGCTTTCACCTCGATGGAAGCCGAAGTCGTCAAAGGAACATCAGATTTCACCGTGATATCGATACGTGCTTTTCCATCTTGCAAAGAAATGTTTTTAATCACACCGACGGGAATACCCGCAGAACGAACGGCCGAGTTTTTAACCAAGC
This window contains:
- a CDS encoding MlaD family protein, coding for MNWLRAAEFKVGLLVVVVGSLIAVMSMQVSDDPSYLGRSKKAWFLLPNAGGLVKNSAVRSAGIPVGVIKNISLQDGKARIDITVKSDVPLTTSASIEVKAQGILGDKHVEVYPGSPTDPPLEDNAQILIVRDGGSLDNLMTQVSEVTSSLKEVAKNLQEATSEDGTRRHVLGRIVKNIETLTGDLAQMTTENKDKVGDIVDDIHDITSSLKEVMNDQSETGLKETWKRLSNSVKNLDEITSKINKGEGAIGKLVSDEQTAENVSSAIDGLSGMLDSANRIQTAFDFRGEYLNDVGATKSYIGVQIQPGLDRYYYIAVVDDPAGLVEKTGYKRTGTGPESPADYTETKTYYNQIKFTVLYAKNFWDLTLKGGLIENSGGFGIDYFFFRRKLKFTLEAFDFENTNVRSSLSYTLYRGIYITGGINDAFNQGDRRSSYLGAGLFLTNDDLKLLLTKAPF
- a CDS encoding tetratricopeptide repeat protein, with the protein product MSTDNVNGNEKNWLVKSSTRILGPFTLSEVTEQLRTKQVSIIDEVRLPEGRWSYIRENKVFMDIVRNIREEQDSQSEQTMTQSIAHHTMTRTDIIPVTDDLTPTPVPPNLDLTPPPVRETGFKDVTPVREQPVSRSTTTPATAKSYGASGDTRLQGKIRQKSNVLRWSLIAASLVIAGVVVLSLSQKGKKKSLGYDELMSQAIRYKTLGLYEKSLQTYMKATKLKEPDAESQVQMASVLISEDRQSLMGRRILERALVKEGRSRAEIVDAYLGIAVSYMMDGDLKQAEDTLQKAIGHEPFNVSALLNLAIIQQKKGNYGEAMRDFDGIYRKNPNSVLALFGRAMSTVEYAKANSDAAALQNLVRDIKANVQKTGYLRQELLLFNVYAQNLLGDVDGLNQAVVQFLSQMPGQARNYTHPLHVEWRFTQWDYLEKYCDEIYQKQPPNPELKALRAVCLMEINRDSDAAKLLQEAMAEAPKDAYVLSTQASYLAKIGRLPESTAILKMPELSTLSVKDLLMGDICINTGDVACAQKAYTDAYNKDKQSASALYGLAWVMMRNNDRTAAYDYVRAGLQSEPNFLPLLELRDQLEYE